A stretch of Monomorium pharaonis isolate MP-MQ-018 chromosome 7, ASM1337386v2, whole genome shotgun sequence DNA encodes these proteins:
- the LOC118646623 gene encoding fat storage-inducing transmembrane protein-like yields the protein MVLGPRSWGDVDRLVTDYYERIRDAMATGKRRSIHTSSGNPGAANYSIGGGVRSSRMNFRPSGAQQEDRGGTRPTAAPSSIGLILVTMLLHVCKKSLLFDTGLKVAIYGGTIFTISLIADFIAMPRTYFSRSDNALNQYFVKWGWGWLLSVIVPWVVLSAHTLGCGRRPILFRHVARILLATVAWFVWTKLFNYIETTYGRCLGTRDVQMQSKAKCLQSGRFWSGLDISGHTFILIYSSLILAEEASSFVGWESIKDLIMREEHTRTVPTEISTGPLRNLSDGDLEFLKKAHRALTPYLRGLFVAMTVQQLLWDVMLVSTVLYYHIMIEKFLGGVAAVITWYVTYRWWYKLPRVGLPAPGDGLFKYNEVKASPDFSSARTRRSTLNGTNQPRFMGMPIRTPQETGSTEPSPSSHRQTDLDVSTSRG from the coding sequence ATGGTACTAGGCCCCAGGTCCTGGGGTGACGTCGACCGCCTAGTGACCGACTATTACGAGCGCATTCGAGACGCGATGGCAACAGGTAAGCGACGCAGCATCCACACGTCGTCCGGGAATCCCGGCGCGGCCAACTATTCCATCGGCGGCGGGGTGCGCTCCAGCCGGATGAACTTTCGGCCGAGCGGCGCGCAACAGGAGGACCGTGGCGGCACCCGGCCGACCGCGGCGCCGAGCTCGATCGGTCTGATCCTGGTTACCATGCTGCTGCACGTGTGCAAGAAGTCGCTGCTGTTCGACACCGGGCTCAAAGTGGCCATCTACGGCGGTACAATATTCACCATTTCCCTGATCGCGGACTTCATCGCGATGCCACGCACCTACTTCTCCAGGTCCGACAACGCCCTGAACCAGTACTTCGTCAAGTGGGGCTGGGGCTGGCTGCTATCGGTGATCGTGCCCTGGGTCGTCCTGTCGGCGCACACGCTCGGCTGCGGCCGTCGGCCGATCCTGTTCAGGCACGTGGCCCGCATCCTACTCGCCACCGTCGCCTGGTTCGTCTGGACGAAGCTGTTCAATTACATCGAGACCACCTACGGCCGATGCCTGGGTACTCGCGACGTTCAGATGCAATCCAAGGCCAAGTGCCTGCAGTCGGGTAGGTTCTGGAGCGGCCTCGACATATCCGGGCACACGTTCATCTTGATCTACTCGAGCCTGATCCTCGCCGAGGAGGCCTCCTCCTTCGTGGGATGGGAGAGCATCAAGGATCTGATAATGCGGGAGGAGCACACGCGAACCGTGCCTACAGAGATTAGCACCGGCCCGCTGCGAAATCTTTCCGACGGTGATCTCGAGTTCCTGAAGAAGGCTCACCGAGCGCTCACGCCATACCTACGCGGTCTCTTCGTCGCGATGACGGTGCAGCAGCTGCTGTGGGACGTCATGCTGGTGTCGACCGTGCTCTACTACCACATCATGATCGAGAAATTCCTGGGTGGCGTGGCCGCGGTCATCACCTGGTACGTCACGTATCGGTGGTGGTACAAACTGCCGAGGGTCGGCTTGCCGGCACCGGGTGACGGCCTCTTCAAGTACAACGAGGTAAAGGCGAGTCCAGACTTCAGCAGCGCCAGGACGAGACGCAGCACGTTGAACGGCACCAATCAGCCGAGGTTCATGGGAATGCCAATCAGAACGCCACAGGAGACCGGAAGCACGGAACCGAGTCCGTCGTCGCACAGGCAAACGGATCTCGATGTGTCTACCTCGAGAGGGTAG